In Triticum aestivum cultivar Chinese Spring chromosome 5B, IWGSC CS RefSeq v2.1, whole genome shotgun sequence, the following proteins share a genomic window:
- the LOC123115432 gene encoding uncharacterized protein, translating into MFSSNPPLKKNPNIKRKALYKLCPEDVDSDQWRGLVKYWKSKKGRALAEKNIISRSLVKDSHNAGTKSYACWGEDMRQADPEKKRPHRSKVYLATHKKKDDADAKNKDRNKRLDRLENLITERPELAQNLNGRVAWEGDALQEVLGKEKIGQVHGMGLLPTPKQVYGRTPRYLKNINMTTTDGSPYEVEHDVWEVIAKMKEHIKKQDQIIKDMNNKEGYVNNGIEEENLQSNDNGISRSPVLLGKTKRIQCNGPVEARSSMQHDIPEDNTLSRSHEKVGDHDVNQLQIQQNSSSPQDLVIDSVLEVREMRNITGESVSRPNQQRTRTEHPHRSKRGRSSSIKVEIHQVAWFTAPKLPTQTLIIMSA; encoded by the exons ATGTTTTCTTCAAACCCGCcattgaaaaaaaatccaaacatCAAGCGAAAGGCTTTGTATAAGCTCTGTCCAGAAGATGTGGACAGCGATCAATGGCGTGGGCTTGTTAAATATTGGAAGTCCAAAAAAGGAAGG GCCCTTGCCGAGAAGAACATAATTAGTCGTTCCCTCGTGAAGGATTCACATAATGCTGGCACAAAGAGTTATGCTTGTTGGGGCGAAGACATG AGGCAAGCTGATCCTGAAAAGAAACGACCACACAGATCAAAGGTTTATTtagcaactcacaagaagaaggACGATGCTGATGCTAAAAATAAAGATAGAAATAAGCGCCTG GATCGATTGGAGAATCTAATAACCGAACGACCAGAGTTGGCACAAAATTTGAATGGAAGAGTCGCATGGGAAGGTGATGCCCTGCAGGAAGTGTTAGGGAAAGAAAAGATTGGACAAGTGCATGGCATGGGTTTGCTTCCAACTCCTAAGCAAGTCTACGGTCGGACGCCACGGTATCTAAAGAACATCAATATGACTACAACTGATGGATCACCATATGAAGTTGAACATGACGTTTGGGAGGTAATAGCAAAGATGAAGGAGCATATAAAAAAGCAAGACCAGATTATTAAAGATATGAATaacaaagaaggctatgtcaataATGGCATAGAAGAG GAAAACCTCCAATCAAATGATAATGGTATTTCTCGGTCACCAGTACTGCTTGGTAAAACAAAG AGAATCCAATGCAATGGACCCGTTGAGGCACGCTCGTCTATGCAACATGACATTCCTGAGGATAATACTTTATCACGTTCGCATGAAAAG GTTGGCGACCATGATGTCAACCAATTACAAATTCAACAAAATTCATCATCACCACAAGACCTTGTTATTGATTCTGTGCTAGAG GTGAGGGAAATGAGGAATATTACGGGTGAATCTGTTTCAAGACCGAACCAGCAAAGGACTAGAACTGAACACCCACACCGCTCAAAAAGAGGGCGTTCTTCTTCCATCAAGGTAGAGATTCACCAAGTAGCATGGTTTACTGCACCCAAATTACCAACCCAAACCCTCATTATCATGTCTGCttga